A window of Dysidea avara chromosome 1, odDysAvar1.4, whole genome shotgun sequence genomic DNA:
tatgcactacacacacactatatgcactacacacacactatatgcactactcacacactatatgcactacacacacactatatgcactacacacacactatatgcactacacacacactatatgcactactcacacactatatgcactacacacacactatatgcactactcacacactatatgcactactcacacactatatgcactacacacacactatatgcactactcacacactatatgcactacacacacactatatgcactacacacacactatatgcactacacacacactatatgcactactcacacactatatgcactacacacacactatatgcactactcacacactatatgcactacacacacactatatgcactacacacacactatatgcactacacacactatatgcactacacacacactatatgcactactcacacactatatgcactacacacacactatatgcactacacacacactatatgcactacacacacactatatgcactactcacacactatatgcactacacacacactatatgcactacacacacactatatgcactacacacacactatatgcactacacacacactatatgcactacacacactatatgcactacacacacactatatgcactactcacacactatatgcactacacacacactatatgcactactcacacactatatgcactacacacacactatatgcactacacacacactatatgcactacacgcactacacacatactgtgGGTATGTAGTATCTACTGTCATTCTATAATCCATTGTAAATGAGCCTTTTCAGCAATTGCATCACAACACaaaaataatgcaaaaatggcaaaaagtgTAGGGGTGAGGTAGTACTTTGTACAGAAGGGATAACGTTTCCAGATGAGCACAAGAAAATTCTGGTGAGGCTTATTAACTATCTTCCTATGTAGGGGCATGCATTGTCATACTTCTTGAATAGTCCAATGGTCTGACTTTTGGTTCCTTCCAATGGTTCTCTGTACAAAGATCCCCCAcactttttgccatttttgcattgtgacgtaattgcgggAAAGGCTTATTGTAAATAGCATGTACTCCAAGATCCTCCCTACAGCCATTCTGCAACAGTTGCACTCAGTTTTAAAACactaatatcaaagaggtgattCACTCCTTACATTGTAGTGTGacaaacatgttttcatgttgaaAACATTTTTGCATGCTTGAATCATCCATACAATATTTTTAAAGTCTTGTTTTTGCTAGTATCAAACAAAGTACTtttgataaaatatttataatcaGCTGGCCTAtcttattaacaagaaacgagggctcagcTGAATCCAAGAGACGATTGCAGTACATAGTCCAGACAGTAGGATTTTTGGggatcaggaatttgggggtAGACTATGTGAGGTCTATATCATAGCTGGCTACACTTCTCTAAGTTTAAAACTTTATAAAACATTTGAAATAGTTGTTGTATTACTAGCTGTAGTTGTTGTACTACTAGCTGTAGTTGTTGTACTATTAGCTGTAGTTGTTGTACTACTAGCTGTAGTTGTTGTACTACTAGCTGTAGTTGTTGTACTACTAGCTGTAGTTGTTGTACTGCTAGCTGTAGTTGTTGTACTGCTAGCTGTAGTTGTTGTACTACTAGCTGTAGTTGTTGTACTGCTAGCTGTAGTTGTTGTACTGCTAGCTGTAGGTGTTGTACTACTAGCTGTAGTTGTTGTACGACTAGCTGTAGTTGTTGTACTACTAGCTGTAGTTGTTGTACTACTAGCTGTAGTTGTTGTACTACTAGCTGTAGTTGTTGTACTACTAGCTGTAGTTGTTGTACTACTAGCTGTAGTTGTTGTACTACTAGCTGTAGTTGTTGTATTACTAGCTGTAGGTGTTGTACTACTAGCTGTAGTTGTTGTACTGCTAGCTGTAGGTGTTGTACTACTAGCTGTAGTTGTTGTACTACTAGCTGTAGTTGTTGTATTACTAGCTGTAGTTGTTGTACTTAACATGTATTGTATTGTCAATGAGATGACTGTCGAGGGTTGTGGGACACAtattagggatgcaacaatatggGTAAACTCCATATTGCATATTGTTTTCaataatattgcaatatattgttgTATTGCAATATTTGAATACGATGTTGAAATGTAGTAAAGTGAATGTTGCAATTGTTTACATAGCTCATATCTGTATGCTGAGGTACAGCAGACAGTATACCACAGGTCAAGCAGCCATCATCAAACTCATTTACAAGTAGTACTCCGTATTATCAGTGTTATATGTTCAGGGTATAGCTTCTGATCACCAATAAATCATTCAATTATTACTTTCTGATACCTTTGTTGATGCTGGGTAATTATTATCCACGAACCACAGCTCTGCAGTATATTGCAATACGGCAATGacaatattgtattgtattgtggtagaaaatattgcaatatattgtaatattgttgcatccctactATATATGGTATTTATTGTCATCCCCAGCCTAAAGTACaatcagtggactggactactgaacTGGCGTCAATTCCACACCTTTGCTAAGGATATACACTTGGGGTTCCAAATGAAAGTCAGGGTGCTAATGCAAGGTCCCAAGTGAAGGTCGGCGTATACAAAGTTACAACACAGCACGAAATCTTGTTACAGTAAAAGGACAAGGAGTGATGTAACACTATCCTCATTGCATATAACTGTATTGGTGGAGCCATGTCACCTAACAGTTACATGGAGTAGTTCAACTACTGGCACATAAGATAGTGTTGTAAAGCACACCAACTTGTCACTGTTATACTGTCCACATGagtgctccattagagtattacaatctGGAAAGGAGGAAAGAATGTTGCAAAACACATAAAGGGACTCCCATccctagctagctacttgttgTGTGTTGTAAACAGCTGATGTGTTAACACTACAAGTAAGGGGAGGTCAGTCTCCACTCCCTGTCATAACCCAACCCCCCTATCATAACCCTCTCTTTTTAACCCCCCTATCATAGTTAATCCAGAATATCTCTTGGGGGGTCAAACACACGATTCAATATTAGTGTACATGAAACACACAACAGTTCATACAATATACTAGTAGCCATATCCACTAGGAACCTGATAGTGAGGATATTGAACCTAActgtgaaatttttaaaaagacaTAAAGTAAAACATGCACAACCCATTTCTATAGTGAAATTAAaacagtagtccagtccactattTGTATTGTATTCTATGAAGTAGTGGTAATGTTGTATTAAACACTTCAGTGACTTATATTTAGTACTATGTCTCATTACAGCATTCCTTAACAGCAATGGCTATCCGATGACAGCTGCAGTGTTTGCTGCTGAGTGTAAATTGGACCAACCAAAATTGCAGGTAGTGTGTTctaataccgtatagtaaaaaactttggcggtaaaaaagtgtgacgaaacccttctgttgaaaaaattgacggaaaaaactttggcgattgaaataatactCGCCAAAGTTATTACCGCCAAAAAttttactgtacggtacgtaaggatattaaacaacaaggtgtcaactcatcagttaagtagtgtcagggccgcccagagaaattaaggggcccagggcaaagagctaaagtggggcccttgacccaagttgtaaggtgaagaccaaaaaaaaaaaaaaaaaaaggtcacaacctgctggcaatgacaataactacccatcaccaaccatatctccttatctataagcttgctacactgctcctctgaagaatactgtgactgctctattagagtatttagatctgactgctctattagagtatatcgatcttttaaacaggtattcagggggcccttcatgggggcctcctggggcccctttcaggctggggcccggggcaaaatgccccagttgccccccccccccccccccccccgtgggcggccctgagtagtgtagtaagtgtataggtagctagcgttgttgttgtagcagtacttttgtagctaccgaTCTAGCAACGTGGTAGCAAAGGCGCGTGCTTCGCGGCTATCTCCTTCGATTCAGAGAGCGACCGTATTTACTTTtccagtgaactccagtagcagaggttatcacgtatatcaaagcatttggccaaatccatcgcgagacgatgaactagctgacgTGCGAACGGCCGGGAAGCCGGCTGGAAAttctatcccaaggagtgcttacactGAACAGTGGGACAAATTCCTTGGAATGATCTCAtaagtcagctcgatctttattgcgtggtggtacgaactagccttcatctcaagttctagttactcaatgtgctcgtaaaataattggcgaaaaaaactttggcgaattgaacgctattcgccaaattcgtcaaagttttttaccgccaaaatTTTTTACTGTGCGGTAATAGTAAcaatgtgatgatgatgatgttataACAGGCCACTCCCCCTGGAGATAGCCTGGAGGCTATTATAACAAGACACCAGGATCACATGGGCCATCCTGCAGTTGTACGGCAAATTATTGTACCTCCTGTGAAGAGGAGTAAGTAGTTGTCATGGTAACCTGTGTGGTattgttaccatgacaacagcTCGGAAGAAGAACTGGATAATCATGGAACCACCAGTCACATCAAATATTGCTATCACAACACGTATTAACAGTTTTGAACAaaagagatcacatgatcaagagGTGTCAGCTGGATCACACCCTCCTGTTGCTAAGCGACCATGTGCATCACCAAGGAAGTGTGGGTGTGTCactttgatcatgtgatcaagtgTTGTTACCTCTTGTTTACTAGGACACCTCGTAAACACCCTGTCACACCTCcaatgagatcatgtgatccagtacAACAGCTGGACCTACCAGGACCCAGTCACCATGGTAACCAACAACAGTCAGAACAGAGTAGCCTATCAGTGGACGGTATATCACTGGACCCAGAGATATTAGAAAGTGTTATCAATGATACTCAGTTACCACAGCAACTGGCTGATAGTATTAATGCTGCTCTACACAGGTGAGTAGGGACCCCCAGGACCTTTAGGGGGTCAAAAATGTTATAGTATGGTGTAAGACGCTAGGGTCCCCAACCAAGGCCGAAGACAAATTGCCACCAAACTGTTTCCATGTGTACACAACCAGGTGGTCCCAGAGGTACAGAGTCCTTATTGAGTAGTGATCAGTAGATTACAGTTATGTAGGAGGTTAATGCGCTGTTTACATGCTGTATTATGTTTTGATGTATGGAAGCCACTCAACACTTGTCCAAGACCAGCTGATTGCATTATGTATCTTGTCAAGTTCATGTTGCAGGTGGTAAAGTACAAACATCACATGATTTTGTTGGGCCCCAAAATAGTCGGATGTTGTAAACAGCACATTGTCCCTTTAAATGATTATCTTGTATTGTACCattatagcctaaatattttggcAGGCAAATCTTTTGAGGTGgagcatagatagtatagtaaatatgtatattatctatgggttGCACAATGTTACCATATTAAAATTTTTCACAGATTCACAAACACTCCTATTAGACTACCGTATAGCGCAGAAATTTGGCAGGTTTGGTGAATAGCCAGCTAAAACGCCAATCTCAATCTTTAGCTATacagatgctaatctcaggtgtTGCAAGTAATTGTCAGGTTAAACTTTGCCGAATTTGTAACAAATCTCCATATCACCAGGTTTCCTTATGGTATAATGGAGGTCTAACTATTTCAACGATAAAATTTTGTTGGCAACCCCTGAAACTGCAAAAAATTTCTTCCTCAAAATATCTAGGCTATATGGTAGTAGTTACTCCTTTGATGTGTTTATTTTTTAGTACACTCTATGTTCTCACTCTGTTATTGTGATAGAAACAGACAAGAGGCCTAATGTACTGTCTGACCCTATCATATGGTCCATTGGGTTATCAAcctgttgtattgtacttataGGTGAAGTGTCTgcagtttaatagctataaacaGATCCTACAAAAGTTGCAGATTAATTTGTCACACATTCCAATACAACTTGAAACATTTCCACTTATGATGCTATAAGTAGCAAATCTCACTAGCCTCAGGTGTTATTTGAAACACATTTGACATGCATATTTTGTTAGTATGTGATCAACTGTGTGTGTATGGGATGTCTCCTTGTTCTTATTAGTGTTAACACTGCTGCCATGGGAACCACAATTTCAGCAGAAGAATCACATGATGCTAGTGATGATCTTGCTGATCGGATACTAGAAATGACACAATCTGATTTGTTAGAATTATTATCTGATTTAATACCACCGCAAAATAATGAttaatgtgttacaataatcAATTAATTAGTCATGTTTTACGGCTTCTCCCACCTCGTCCCCTTGATGACTCCTGTAATAACAAGATTATATCCTACTGGACACACCCCTTAGTTACCTTTCTACTTGACGAAGCCTCCGATCTGTTAGTTACACCAGTGTTACTATAGTAGCAATATACACACCCACTAACCTTTTCTTTTTTGATGAGCTTTCCCCTGTTGCCTAGCAACACACAGaaactatggtaacatgatatATAAACAATCAAAACGTACAGATTCTAACGTTCTCTTGGTGCCCCTTCCTCTTCCCCTATTTGACAAAATAACAAGGGATCGTGTGATTTTGCCACACCTACCTTCCACGTCTACTGGGAGGTGGGGCTGGGGGAAGACCCTCATCATCGTCACTAGACAACAATGACACCTCCACCTCTGATTGCTGTTGTCGTTGGTTACCAGATGATAATCTTGATGACCAAGCAGCTTCCTGTTGTCTCTTCAGATCATCACGATGTcttgtgatcacatgatccatcatGTCCACACTGTTAGCTCTTTGTTGTAACAAGTGTTGTGTCCTCTGTACACAGTACTTGACCACACTAGGAGGAGGGGTGACATGTACATACCATAGGTGTGAGCACACAGTACTAAGGGGGAGGGAGGTGACATTTACATACCATAGACGTGAGCACAGTACTAAGGGGGAGGGGGTGACATGTATATACCATAGGCGTGAACACACAGTACTAAGGGGGAGGGAGTGACACGTGCACACTATAGGGGTGAGGTGTACACAGTACTTTCTTCAGGTGCAGGTAGCCTGGTAGGTGACTTTCATTGTTTTACTacgatccctaatcaaattccAAActtacctatatatatatactgtgttTGTATAATTCATCTGAACAACCATCCCAACAATCATTTACTGAAATATCAAGTGGCCACTTCAGACTAAGAACAATACAATCAACCCATTCatgatgaaaaatacagatgatccCATTACAAACATAGGAAAGCCAACACGTGCTACTGAGCTATCAGTAAATAGaaacgggacacaaaggaggacaacatgatgtgtgtattgtatgtactgtggtatgccaaaactTTTTgtccaaaaggcacctgttgggctgaagcgacatcaaacagtgaaaaaatcaagcccataactcAGCCATTGTTGCGCTTTTCTGAAGATATAGCAAGTCAACTTTCACACATGAGTAGCtgcccaaatttattagagttacaTACAAAGTGAAAATTAGTATTTATACATCAACTTTATTTGAAAAACATATTTGGTGATGGAAGGAAGGTTAGTTATACCAGGATTGTGTTCCAGCTCATGCCCCAACTGGGCTTGTGCTAACCGCCTGGTGACAATGCTTGAGTTTCTTGGGTTTAGAAGCAtaatccagccaaaatattggctggccaatcagattGACAAGTTGCACAATTGCATGAATATATTGGAAGCAGACCAAAAAAGCAGACCATTTAAAGCCATTTATTAGAAGTTATTCGCCTAGGTTGTTCAGGACGTTTGTTGTCAACTTGTCTCACCTTATGAATCGTGACTTGACGTTTCACCAACGCTATCCTCTACTAATACGATAAATGAAGAGATCGCATCTACTAAAAGTtttttactttattcctagccATTTTTGAATGGTTTTCACTGTTTTTAAATGATTATGTAGCTCCTTGCAATTGATTCTGATCGGCCAGCCAATAGTTTGGCTGGATTGCACTTCTGAGCCCAAGAAACtcaagcattgtcaccagatggTGTTTGCAAATTAGCGCTAGCTAGCCCGGCTGGGAATGAGACTATAGTGCTCTAGAGTGAAGCTCATTGACTACTAAATTTGGACAGCTACTGATGTGTGCTAGTTGTTATATGCCTTGTCTCAGTTGCTACAGTGGAAGACTACTGTATAAATACAATTAAGGATATTATAAAAATGTTAAATGGGAATCAGCAGGTTTTTTTTAATTCTATGAAACACATTCACAGATTTAAACATGAATAACTTAATCATTCACCATCACTAATGACCCACTACAGCTGCATAGCAGGAGTTAATGGAGGAGTTGACATTGAAACTGTTTAAGACCAGGCGGTAACCACGACAACCAACTTGTTCACCTAATTTCCTTACACAACTAGCAGCCATATAACACATCACACAGACCATATATATTGGGATACTAGAGATATAGATTATTCATTATGAAAAATGCTCTCCCATTTTTATATTTCCTTTGTGCAATCAACTTTGCTGGGGTGCTGTATGTGTGTTTATTACAAAGACTACATAATAATGTAGCAAAATGTCATTTGACATCCTTACTAATAAAAATTCACTTCGTAACTTGCCCTATGGTTTCTATGGTATACGAGGGCCTCTTCTTCAATGGATCTCTTCCTGGCTAACCAAACGATATCAAAGGGTAATTGTTGATGGAGAATCATCTAGCACAACAACTGTTAAGTCTGGGGTACCACAGGGTACTAGGCCCCCTTATGTTTCTTGtatatattaatgacataaatGAAAACATTACATCTTCAGTTcaattgtttgctgatgactgtgttaTTTACAAGACTGTTACAACACCGCAAGATTTAAAGCAGTTACAGGAAGACTTACATAAAATATGTGAATGGACTCACAAAtggcaaatgaaaataaatgttGAGAAATGTGCTGTGCTGAGGTGTACTCGTTCCCTGAACCCCATACAATATACGTATACCATATCAGGTCATAATGTCAATATAAAGAAGTGCCATACATACTAAGGTGTAGCGATTGATAACACTATGTCATGGtcatcacatatacaaacagtaagtaacagagcaaccaaagtgctaaattttattaaacgaAACATAAACAACTGCCCATCTGATACTAAAAGAACAGCGTATTTAACATTGGTTCGACCAATTATGGAATATGCCGCCCCAGTTTGGGATCCgtattataacactgacatttataagttagaaaaggtgcaaagaagagctgctcgatggattttatcagattactccagaaatagtgttacgtcattattgtcctcttagtatacctacattacaacaacgccgtcagtcatcaagattaacactattctataaaataataatacactaccgatctccatcccctcacattatcaaagaactcaattttgtaccaggcaacatcaccccaatcatttcattctgccacaagcaaccctcaacacctataaatatagttattatcctagaactgttaaaagactggaatgagttgccaattaatataatagaatcaagaaacTTGGATGGatttatttacgtacttaaccttcactactataattaattatcaaattgcatgtatgtatgtatgtatttgattgtaccatttggggttttcaccccctgggcaaaccagctgagctgactgcccagtaccaagagttaataatatagagaggagagtgtctaacgccatatagtcctgtaacagatgattgtgcagaagttaaacggcttcttttccgcgtaacgacagactggctagtctattttcgcatttaaccacaaaggctatcccagacacaagggcgtgcgttcaactcgatgttcaagttcaccacgaagagcatcgctctgttgcgtaaagaagtgtggctgttaacctagaagataactctgggggagaaaccaataaacactgaactaaaggcggagtatcgcttcgaattttcactgcgtcgccatgttaccctacctttgagcattcttcaattgaaggagcactgtttcctgtacagctcagtctttagttcagtcttcgaatattctcgaggattcatcacggtgcagctaaactaattgcggtaaggaagcgaacaaatactagaagcctgtacgttacacggaaagaaagccgtttaacttctgcgcaatcatctattacaggcctatacagcgttagacactctcctctcttattattaactcttgccagtacctaatcttaaatgGTAGCATTTGTCACCCGAGGTGGGTGGGGGGGCATGTGCAGGTGAGGCACAGGGGCATAAcaatgataggtgcataatttaCAGAACACCAGAGTCACTCACTCGGTAATGGCGTCTGTTTCTTCTTTCTCCACAAAATGATCGAGAGCTTTGGCTAGACAATCTTCAGATAACACCTCGGGCTGGTGACGGCGGGTAATAATGGCGCGCAGTGCACACCTGTACCTTGTCCTTCTGCAGCTGTTCTATCAAAATGTCGGAAACATCTTTCGTGCTCGCTTCTAAGCGACGATCTGAGGGCGCCTCCTCCTCACCTGCAGTACGCCTTGTGTCCGCTGAAAGTGCAATAAACGCTACACATCAAGTTTAGCTGTGCTTACCTAACGACTGAGCTGCACGCCTTTTGAAGAAGTTCAGTAAGGTGGTAGGGTTGGCTACTTCGTTAACAAATCGTTGTCCAAATCTCAGCACGCTAAATGGCGTGTAACCACCAGCGTAGTTGACCTAAGAGAACACAATCTTTTTATAACAGTAAAAACACATCGACAGTCAAGTAGCCTCTGTAGCTCAGTGGTTAGAGCACTGGTCTTGTAAACCAGGGGTCGAGAGTTCGATCCTCTCCAGGGGCTGCAAGGAATTTTTTTTCGTTTTATGCTACCTTTTCAGTAGCAcgtttttta
This region includes:
- the LOC136241290 gene encoding uncharacterized protein isoform X2; protein product: MTAAVFAAECKLDQPKLQATPPGDSLEAIITRHQDHMGHPAVVRQIIVPPVKRTRKKNWIIMEPPVTSNIAITTRINSFEQKRSHDQEVSAGSHPPVAKRPCASPRKCGTPRKHPVTPPMRSCDPVQQLDLPGPSHHGNQQQSEQSSLSVDGISLDPEILESVINDTQLPQQLADSINAALHSVNTAAMGTTISAEESHDASDDLADRILEMTQSDLLELLSDLIPPQNND
- the LOC136241290 gene encoding uncharacterized protein isoform X1, which codes for MTELVMRHVYAFLNSNGYPMTAAVFAAECKLDQPKLQATPPGDSLEAIITRHQDHMGHPAVVRQIIVPPVKRTRKKNWIIMEPPVTSNIAITTRINSFEQKRSHDQEVSAGSHPPVAKRPCASPRKCGTPRKHPVTPPMRSCDPVQQLDLPGPSHHGNQQQSEQSSLSVDGISLDPEILESVINDTQLPQQLADSINAALHSVNTAAMGTTISAEESHDASDDLADRILEMTQSDLLELLSDLIPPQNND